A single genomic interval of Vibrio gallicus harbors:
- a CDS encoding TatD family hydrolase, whose translation MWFDTHCHLDFDCFQNDWQNYLQKFEQAQVTRFLVPSIGSNNWGQVLELAQQPKILAGVGIHPQRVLAIYKSIEELHHECQLLAAFIESHGANIAAIGECGLDKRYKECLDKQVEVFEFQLQLASLHNKPIVVHSVKQHHQVLSLLNKHTGVKGVIHGFSGNYQQAKAFYDIGMKLGVGSVITRPSAHRTRDALARLPLDALVLETDAPDMPLHGYEGGTNSPHYLPHIFLQLVKIRSENTSILAKHLWRNSNQLFASL comes from the coding sequence GTGTGGTTTGATACTCATTGCCATTTAGACTTCGATTGCTTTCAAAATGATTGGCAGAATTATCTGCAAAAGTTCGAGCAAGCCCAGGTGACGCGTTTTTTAGTGCCTTCGATAGGCAGTAATAACTGGGGTCAGGTTTTAGAATTGGCGCAACAACCGAAAATACTGGCAGGGGTTGGGATTCACCCTCAGCGGGTATTGGCTATTTATAAGTCGATTGAAGAGTTGCATCACGAGTGCCAATTATTGGCTGCGTTTATTGAAAGCCATGGCGCTAATATAGCGGCGATTGGAGAGTGTGGCTTAGATAAGCGATATAAGGAGTGTCTTGATAAGCAGGTAGAGGTATTTGAGTTTCAGTTGCAGTTGGCGAGCCTACACAATAAACCTATCGTTGTTCATTCAGTAAAACAGCATCATCAAGTGCTCTCATTACTCAACAAGCATACGGGGGTTAAAGGTGTGATTCACGGTTTTAGTGGTAACTATCAGCAAGCCAAAGCCTTCTATGATATCGGAATGAAACTAGGGGTAGGCAGTGTGATTACCCGCCCAAGTGCGCACCGCACAAGGGATGCACTTGCTCGATTACCTCTAGATGCATTGGTGCTTGAGACTGATGCACCTGACATGCCGTTACATGGTTATGAAGGAGGGACTAACTCGCCACATTATTTACCTCACATTTTCCTGCAACTTGTAAAGATACGTAGTGAAAACACTTCTATACTAGCAAAGCACCTTTGGCGCAATAGTAATCAATTATTTGCAAGCTTATGA
- a CDS encoding phosphopentomutase, with protein sequence MKRSIILVLDSFGIGASEDADKFGDVGSDTLGHIAEQCAKGLANSDTRSGPLTLPNLSRLGLGLAAEESTGIFPIGLDKEADIIGAYGHAAEISSGKDTPSGHWEIAGVPVLFEWGYFSDKQQSFPKALLDKIVERSGIPGFLGNCHASGTQVLDDLGEEHMQTGKPIFYTSADSVFQIACHEQSYGLDKLMELCHIVREELEGYNIGRVIARPFIGEKAGSFQRTGNRRDLSIEPPAPTVLQKLVEEKQGEVISVGKIADIYAHCGITQKVKATGLEGLFDLTKQQIKQAGDNTIVFTNFVDFDSAYGHRRDVAGYAEALEYFDKRLPEIYELLQPNDVLILTADHGCDPTWQGTDHTREHIPVLVYGETVKAGSLGRRSTFADIGQSLAQYFGTSKMDYGTNFL encoded by the coding sequence ATGAAAAGATCAATAATTCTCGTACTGGACTCGTTTGGTATTGGCGCTAGCGAAGATGCGGATAAGTTTGGTGATGTTGGCTCTGATACCTTAGGGCATATAGCTGAGCAGTGTGCTAAAGGGCTGGCTAATAGTGATACCCGCAGTGGACCATTAACCCTTCCCAACCTTTCTCGATTAGGTCTCGGTCTCGCGGCCGAAGAGTCAACGGGAATATTTCCTATTGGTTTGGATAAAGAGGCCGATATTATTGGAGCATATGGGCATGCCGCTGAAATTTCTTCAGGTAAAGATACCCCATCAGGGCACTGGGAAATAGCAGGTGTTCCAGTGTTATTTGAGTGGGGTTACTTTAGTGATAAGCAACAAAGCTTTCCTAAAGCCCTTCTCGATAAAATTGTCGAGCGTTCAGGTATTCCTGGGTTTCTTGGTAATTGCCACGCATCCGGTACCCAGGTATTAGACGACCTAGGTGAAGAACACATGCAAACCGGCAAGCCTATTTTCTATACTTCCGCTGATTCTGTATTCCAGATTGCATGCCATGAACAAAGTTATGGCTTAGATAAACTGATGGAATTGTGTCATATCGTTCGTGAGGAACTTGAAGGCTACAATATTGGCCGCGTTATCGCGCGCCCATTTATTGGTGAAAAAGCAGGATCCTTCCAAAGGACGGGTAATCGCAGAGATCTATCTATTGAACCTCCTGCGCCAACCGTATTGCAAAAACTAGTGGAAGAGAAACAAGGTGAAGTCATTTCTGTGGGTAAGATTGCAGACATCTACGCACATTGTGGTATTACCCAAAAGGTTAAGGCGACAGGCCTAGAAGGCTTGTTTGATTTAACCAAACAACAAATCAAACAAGCGGGTGACAATACGATTGTATTTACCAACTTTGTTGATTTCGATTCAGCTTATGGACATCGTCGAGATGTAGCCGGTTACGCGGAGGCTCTAGAGTACTTTGATAAAAGACTCCCAGAGATCTATGAGCTACTTCAACCAAATGATGTGCTTATCTTAACTGCCGATCATGGCTGTGACCCGACGTGGCAGGGAACAGATCATACCCGTGAACATATACCCGTATTGGTTTACGGTGAGACGGTTAAAGCTGGCTCTCTGGGGCGCCGCTCAACATTTGCCGATATCGGACAAAGTTTAGCGCAGTACTTTGGTACATCGAAAATGGATTATGGAACTAACTTCCTTTAA
- the deoD gene encoding purine-nucleoside phosphorylase has translation MATPHINAEMGDFADVVLMPGDPLRAKYIAETFLDDTVQVCDVRNMYGFTGTYKGRRISVMGHGMGIPSCSIYATELIKDYGVKKIIRVGSCGAVRDDVNLRDVVIGIGACTDSKVNRIRFKDHDFAAIADYGMARNAELAAQKLGIDVKVGNLFSAELFYTPDPEMFDVLDKYGILGVEMEAAGMYGLAAEYGAKCLAICTVSDHIKRGEQTTSDERATTFNEMMEVALESVLLGDE, from the coding sequence ATGGCTACTCCTCATATTAATGCTGAAATGGGTGATTTTGCAGACGTTGTATTGATGCCGGGTGACCCGTTGCGAGCAAAGTATATTGCAGAGACTTTTCTTGATGATACCGTACAAGTATGTGACGTGCGTAATATGTACGGATTTACCGGTACCTATAAAGGGCGTCGAATCTCAGTAATGGGCCATGGTATGGGTATCCCATCTTGCTCTATTTATGCGACAGAGTTAATTAAAGACTATGGCGTTAAAAAGATAATTCGAGTGGGCAGTTGTGGTGCGGTGCGTGATGATGTAAATCTACGCGATGTTGTTATTGGTATCGGTGCATGCACAGACTCTAAAGTAAACCGTATCCGTTTTAAGGACCATGACTTTGCAGCGATTGCAGATTACGGCATGGCTAGAAACGCAGAGCTTGCGGCTCAGAAACTAGGTATCGACGTTAAAGTAGGTAACCTATTTTCAGCTGAGTTGTTCTACACGCCTGACCCTGAAATGTTCGATGTTCTAGACAAATACGGTATCTTAGGGGTCGAAATGGAAGCGGCTGGTATGTACGGCCTTGCAGCTGAATATGGTGCTAAATGTTTGGCTATTTGTACTGTATCTGACCATATCAAGCGTGGTGAGCAAACGACCTCAGATGAGCGAGCAACGACGTTTAATGAGATGATGGAAGTCGCTCTTGAATCTGTATTATTAGGTGATGAATAA
- the deoA gene encoding thymidine phosphorylase yields MYLPQEIIRKKRDGEILTADEINFFIQGVTKESVSEGQIAAFAMAIFFNEMTMPERIALTCAMRDSGMVLDWTHMEFDGPVVDKHSTGGVGDVTSLMLGPMVAACGGYVPMISGRGLGHTGGTLDKLESIPGYNIVPTNDVFGLVTKDAGVAIIGQTGDLAPADKRVYATRDITATVDNISLITASILSKKLAAGLGSLVMDVKVGSGAFMPTYTASEELARSIVAVANGAGTKTTAILTDMNQVLASSAGNAVEVREAVRFLTGEYRNPRLLEVTMACCKEMLVLSGLAVDSEHAEQQLIQVLDNGKAAECFNKMVAGLGGPSDFVENYQSYLPQAEVIKPVFSDKAGTVIAMDTRAIGMAVVAMGGGRRVASDQIDYAVGFDQFIQLGQVVDNNSPIAVIHARNEQQWQQAAELLKAALEVGEASQYKATPNVYTQIRAQDIE; encoded by the coding sequence ATGTATTTACCTCAAGAAATTATTCGTAAGAAGCGTGACGGTGAAATCCTTACCGCAGATGAAATCAACTTCTTTATTCAAGGTGTAACAAAAGAAAGCGTATCTGAGGGTCAGATCGCAGCTTTTGCTATGGCAATATTTTTTAATGAAATGACTATGCCAGAGCGTATAGCATTAACTTGTGCGATGCGAGATTCAGGCATGGTACTTGATTGGACACATATGGAATTCGATGGCCCGGTGGTGGATAAGCATTCTACTGGTGGTGTTGGCGATGTTACCTCATTGATGCTTGGCCCTATGGTTGCAGCATGTGGTGGGTATGTGCCAATGATATCTGGACGCGGATTGGGCCATACTGGAGGCACTTTAGATAAGTTAGAGTCTATTCCTGGCTATAATATTGTGCCAACTAATGATGTCTTTGGTTTAGTAACTAAAGATGCAGGGGTAGCCATTATTGGACAAACAGGTGATCTAGCTCCTGCTGATAAGCGGGTATACGCCACTCGTGATATCACTGCCACTGTTGATAATATTTCTCTTATTACAGCATCTATTTTGTCTAAAAAATTAGCGGCGGGTTTAGGCTCGCTAGTAATGGATGTAAAAGTCGGGTCCGGCGCCTTTATGCCAACCTATACCGCATCTGAAGAGTTGGCACGCTCTATTGTCGCAGTAGCAAACGGTGCTGGTACTAAAACCACGGCAATTTTAACGGATATGAACCAGGTATTAGCTTCTTCTGCGGGCAATGCAGTTGAGGTTCGTGAAGCGGTACGCTTCTTAACTGGAGAGTATCGCAACCCACGTCTCCTAGAAGTTACGATGGCTTGCTGTAAAGAAATGTTAGTACTAAGTGGCTTAGCTGTTGATTCCGAGCATGCCGAACAACAACTGATTCAAGTATTGGATAATGGTAAGGCGGCTGAATGTTTTAACAAGATGGTTGCAGGCCTAGGTGGGCCAAGTGACTTTGTTGAAAATTATCAAAGCTATCTTCCCCAGGCAGAAGTCATTAAGCCGGTATTTTCTGATAAAGCGGGAACCGTTATCGCTATGGATACCCGCGCTATCGGTATGGCTGTGGTTGCTATGGGTGGTGGTCGCAGGGTCGCAAGCGATCAAATCGACTATGCAGTAGGTTTTGATCAATTCATTCAATTGGGGCAAGTGGTTGATAACAATTCTCCTATTGCAGTAATTCATGCACGAAATGAGCAGCAGTGGCAGCAAGCCGCTGAGTTACTGAAAGCTGCCTTGGAAGTAGGAGAAGCCAGTCAATACAAGGCAACGCCTAATGTTTACACCCAAATCCGTGCACAAGATATAGAGTGA
- the serB gene encoding phosphoserine phosphatase SerB — protein sequence MPVSHLKFSDSTLPENHSLAIVFSKKEIHALVESTSIYASWQIAGYNVLLIDVDTLKGLSSSFADYQIDSVCVDALPNLSEPGIALFDMDSTLIQIECIDEIAKLAGVGDEVSEVTERAMQGELDFEQSLRQRVGKLADAPESILEQVRVSLPLMPEAKLLIEQLQQFGWKVAVASGGFTYFSDFLKQSLALDFARSNQLEIIDGVLTGRVIGDVVSAETKAEILRELRGTYNIPKSNSVAVGDGANDLVMMAESGLGIAYHAKPKVEQQAQAAIKYSALGGVLCILSASLVIQQCKK from the coding sequence ATGCCCGTTTCACACCTTAAGTTTTCAGATTCTACACTTCCCGAGAATCATTCGTTAGCAATCGTATTCTCAAAAAAAGAAATTCATGCCCTAGTTGAGTCTACTTCAATCTATGCCTCATGGCAGATAGCGGGTTATAACGTATTATTAATTGATGTAGACACCCTTAAAGGTTTGAGTTCTAGCTTTGCTGATTACCAGATTGATTCAGTTTGTGTCGATGCGCTGCCGAACCTTTCTGAGCCAGGAATTGCCTTGTTTGATATGGACTCAACCTTGATTCAGATTGAGTGTATTGATGAAATTGCCAAGCTTGCCGGAGTTGGGGATGAGGTATCAGAGGTCACCGAGCGTGCCATGCAAGGTGAGCTTGATTTTGAACAGAGCCTGCGCCAACGAGTTGGCAAGCTTGCCGATGCCCCTGAATCAATCTTAGAGCAAGTGCGAGTATCCCTTCCTTTGATGCCAGAAGCCAAACTTCTTATCGAACAGTTGCAACAGTTCGGTTGGAAGGTGGCGGTTGCATCGGGTGGCTTTACCTATTTTTCTGATTTCTTAAAACAGAGTTTAGCGCTGGATTTTGCCCGTTCAAACCAACTCGAGATTATTGACGGTGTACTTACTGGTCGCGTTATTGGTGATGTGGTTTCAGCTGAAACCAAAGCTGAGATACTACGAGAGCTTAGGGGGACGTATAATATTCCAAAATCAAATAGCGTAGCAGTTGGTGATGGAGCGAATGATTTAGTCATGATGGCCGAGTCCGGCTTAGGTATTGCGTATCACGCAAAGCCAAAGGTTGAGCAACAAGCGCAAGCTGCCATAAAATATTCAGCACTGGGCGGTGTACTTTGCATTCTAAGTGCCTCTCTAGTTATTCAACAATGTAAGAAATAA
- the radA gene encoding DNA repair protein RadA codes for MAKVKTAYVCNDCGADFPRWQGQCNACGAWNTITEVKLAASPSVARNERLTGYAGNATQSQVQILADIDLQEVPRFSSTFREFDRVLGGGIVPGAAILIGGNPGAGKSTLLLQTMCRLATDLPTLYVTGEESLQQVAMRASRLGLPKDKLKMLSETNVDKICQVAEKEQPKVMVIDSIQVMHVSDVQSSPGTVAQVRESATALTRYAKQNNVAIFLVGHVTKDGSLAGPKVLEHIIDCSVLLDGSTDSRFRTLRSHKNRFGAVNELGVFAMTGEGLKEVSNPSAIFLSRGEEQTSGSSVMVIWEGTRPLLIEIQALVDYSQLANPRRIAVGLEQNRLSMLLAVLHKHGGMQMADQDVFVNVVGGVKVSETSADLALVMALLSSFRDRSLPKDAVIFGEVGLAGEIRPVPSGQERLNEAFKHGFTQAIVPFSNMPKGGIPGMRIHAVKNLSEAIQAFDEM; via the coding sequence ATGGCAAAAGTAAAAACAGCCTACGTATGTAACGATTGCGGTGCAGATTTCCCTCGTTGGCAGGGGCAATGTAATGCTTGTGGCGCGTGGAATACCATCACTGAAGTAAAGCTGGCAGCCTCTCCATCTGTGGCGAGAAATGAGCGACTTACTGGGTATGCTGGAAATGCAACCCAGTCGCAAGTTCAGATACTTGCAGACATAGACCTGCAAGAGGTTCCAAGGTTTAGTTCAACCTTTAGAGAGTTTGACCGTGTCTTAGGTGGCGGCATTGTTCCTGGTGCTGCGATCTTGATTGGTGGTAATCCGGGCGCAGGTAAATCAACCTTGTTATTGCAGACTATGTGCCGCCTAGCAACTGACTTACCAACACTGTATGTAACAGGGGAAGAGTCGTTACAACAAGTGGCGATGCGTGCATCTCGCTTGGGGTTACCCAAAGATAAGCTAAAGATGCTTTCTGAGACGAATGTCGACAAAATTTGTCAGGTAGCTGAAAAAGAGCAACCAAAAGTAATGGTTATTGATTCGATACAGGTTATGCATGTATCGGATGTACAGTCTTCTCCAGGTACAGTAGCGCAAGTGCGCGAATCCGCAACGGCGTTAACTCGCTATGCTAAGCAAAATAATGTGGCCATATTTCTGGTGGGGCATGTAACTAAAGATGGCTCTCTAGCGGGACCAAAAGTTCTAGAGCATATTATTGATTGCTCAGTGTTATTAGATGGCAGTACAGACAGTCGATTTAGAACCCTACGCAGTCATAAAAACCGTTTTGGTGCGGTAAATGAGTTAGGCGTGTTCGCCATGACGGGGGAGGGTTTAAAAGAGGTTTCTAATCCATCGGCAATTTTTCTTTCTCGTGGTGAGGAGCAAACCAGCGGTAGCTCGGTAATGGTTATCTGGGAAGGGACTCGTCCTTTGCTTATTGAGATACAAGCGTTAGTGGATTACTCTCAGCTAGCAAACCCTCGACGCATAGCGGTTGGCCTAGAACAGAATCGCTTGTCAATGCTACTTGCTGTATTGCATAAGCATGGCGGAATGCAGATGGCTGACCAGGATGTATTTGTCAATGTAGTAGGCGGAGTTAAGGTTTCAGAAACCAGTGCTGATTTAGCTTTAGTCATGGCGTTGTTATCTAGTTTTAGGGATAGATCGCTACCTAAAGATGCGGTTATTTTTGGTGAAGTAGGCTTAGCAGGGGAGATCCGTCCAGTCCCTAGTGGGCAAGAGCGGTTAAATGAAGCCTTCAAACATGGCTTTACTCAAGCCATTGTGCCGTTTTCTAATATGCCAAAGGGTGGGATTCCAGGTATGAGAATTCACGCTGTAAAAAACCTATCAGAAGCTATCCAAGCATTTGATGAAATGTGA
- a CDS encoding NupC/NupG family nucleoside CNT transporter yields MSLFMSLVGMIVLILIAVLLSDNRKAINIRTVAGAFAIQFALGAFVLYVPWGKDLLKSVSDGVSSVIDYGADGTSFLFGGLVSDKMFEVFGGGGFIFAFRVLPTLIFFSALISVLYYLGIMQWVIRILGGGLQKALGTSRAESMSAAANIFVGQTEAPLVVRPFVPRMTQSELFAIMCGGLASIAGGVLAGYASMGVPIEYLVAASFMAAPGGLLFAKIMKPETDEPIEQLADTSVEGEDKPANVIDAAAGGASAGLQLALNVGAMLIAFIGLIALVNGLLGGIGGWFGFEHLTLESILGWLFSPLAFLIGVPWSEAKVAGEFIGLKTVANEFVAYAQFAPYLGDAAPAVLSEKTKAIISFALCGFANLSSIAILLGGLGGIAPKRRAEIARMGIKAVIAGTLSNLMAATIAGFFLSF; encoded by the coding sequence ATGAGCCTGTTTATGAGCCTAGTGGGCATGATCGTACTGATATTGATTGCAGTACTTCTATCAGACAACCGCAAAGCTATTAATATTCGCACTGTAGCTGGTGCATTTGCTATCCAGTTTGCGCTGGGTGCATTCGTACTTTACGTACCTTGGGGTAAAGACTTACTGAAAAGCGTTTCAGATGGTGTTTCAAGTGTAATTGACTACGGTGCTGACGGGACTTCTTTCCTATTTGGCGGCCTTGTTTCAGACAAAATGTTTGAAGTGTTCGGTGGCGGTGGCTTTATTTTCGCATTCCGTGTATTGCCTACACTTATCTTCTTCTCTGCACTAATTTCTGTACTTTATTACTTAGGTATTATGCAGTGGGTTATCCGCATTCTTGGTGGTGGCTTGCAAAAAGCCCTAGGTACTTCTCGTGCTGAATCAATGTCAGCGGCAGCAAACATCTTTGTTGGTCAAACAGAAGCGCCATTGGTAGTGCGTCCGTTTGTGCCACGTATGACTCAATCTGAGTTGTTTGCCATTATGTGTGGTGGTCTTGCTTCTATTGCTGGTGGTGTATTAGCGGGTTACGCATCTATGGGTGTGCCAATTGAATACCTAGTAGCGGCATCATTTATGGCTGCACCTGGCGGTCTATTGTTTGCAAAAATCATGAAGCCAGAAACAGATGAGCCGATTGAACAATTGGCTGATACTTCAGTTGAAGGCGAAGATAAACCAGCTAACGTAATCGATGCGGCTGCTGGCGGTGCATCTGCTGGTCTGCAACTTGCTCTAAACGTTGGCGCAATGTTGATTGCGTTTATCGGTCTAATTGCACTTGTAAACGGTTTACTTGGTGGCATCGGCGGTTGGTTTGGTTTTGAGCACTTAACCTTAGAATCTATCCTTGGTTGGTTGTTCTCTCCTTTAGCATTCCTTATCGGTGTTCCTTGGTCTGAAGCTAAAGTTGCTGGTGAGTTTATCGGTCTTAAAACCGTAGCTAACGAATTTGTTGCTTATGCGCAATTTGCACCTTACCTAGGTGATGCGGCTCCTGCTGTTCTTAGTGAGAAAACAAAAGCAATCATCTCTTTTGCTCTTTGTGGCTTTGCTAACTTATCATCAATCGCAATTCTACTTGGTGGTCTAGGTGGTATTGCACCTAAGCGTCGTGCTGAGATTGCTCGTATGGGTATTAAAGCTGTAATTGCAGGTACATTGTCTAACCTTATGGCCGCAACTATTGCTGGATTCTTCTTATCTTTCTAA
- the deoC gene encoding deoxyribose-phosphate aldolase: MSDLKVAALRALKLMDLTTLNDDDTDQKVIDLCHAAKTPVGSTAAICIYPRFIPIAKKTLREQGSDNVTIATVTNFPHGNDDIDIAVAETKAAVAYGADEVDVVFPYRALMAGNADVGFELVKQCKAACGDILLKVIIETGELKEEALIKQASEICIKAGADFIKTSTGKVPVNATPEYARMMLEVIRDMGVTNVGFKPAGGVRSAEDAAQYLAMADDILGDSWADRRHYRFGASSLLTNLLNTLEVTDQKADPAAY, encoded by the coding sequence ATGAGCGATTTGAAAGTTGCCGCACTGCGTGCACTTAAACTAATGGATTTAACAACACTAAACGACGACGATACTGATCAAAAAGTGATTGATTTGTGTCATGCAGCTAAAACGCCAGTAGGCAGTACTGCGGCAATCTGTATCTATCCTCGCTTTATCCCTATTGCCAAGAAAACATTACGTGAACAGGGTTCTGATAATGTAACCATTGCAACGGTAACCAACTTCCCTCACGGCAATGACGATATCGATATTGCGGTTGCTGAAACCAAAGCAGCGGTTGCCTACGGTGCTGATGAAGTTGATGTAGTATTTCCATACCGAGCACTAATGGCGGGTAATGCCGACGTTGGCTTTGAGTTGGTCAAGCAATGTAAGGCTGCGTGCGGCGATATCCTGTTGAAAGTGATTATCGAAACTGGTGAGCTAAAAGAAGAAGCCTTGATAAAGCAAGCCTCAGAGATCTGTATTAAAGCTGGTGCAGATTTCATTAAAACCTCAACTGGTAAAGTACCAGTTAACGCAACCCCAGAATATGCTCGCATGATGTTAGAAGTTATCCGTGATATGGGAGTGACAAACGTTGGCTTTAAACCAGCCGGTGGCGTGCGCAGTGCTGAAGATGCTGCGCAATATTTAGCTATGGCTGATGATATTCTTGGTGATTCTTGGGCAGATAGACGCCATTACCGCTTTGGTGCTTCGAGCTTGCTGACAAACCTACTTAATACCTTAGAAGTAACAGACCAGAAAGCAGATCCAGCTGCATACTAA
- a CDS encoding YtjB family periplasmic protein yields the protein MSDSLFSIKVFIKAISIALLALMFVTIVRSSFFISQGNQQIQFKQLQTLTKLLISQASLSASELMIRADQEKLRELANRLAKDTLVDDVTIYDSKGVKLAASNKATTARESLGLDTPLASAGIGKQQLVEPIYAQKAIIGYVRVTFEKGRLTAFSDHHYRNSDRSMLLMILLSFISGVLITLLLRPQK from the coding sequence ATGAGTGACTCACTATTTTCTATTAAGGTTTTTATTAAAGCGATTAGTATTGCGCTACTGGCACTGATGTTTGTAACTATTGTACGCAGCAGCTTTTTTATTAGCCAAGGTAATCAACAGATTCAATTTAAACAGTTACAGACGCTGACAAAGCTTCTCATATCTCAAGCCTCTTTATCGGCCAGTGAGCTTATGATTAGAGCGGATCAAGAGAAACTGCGTGAATTGGCAAACCGCTTGGCCAAAGATACTTTAGTAGACGATGTCACCATCTATGACAGCAAAGGTGTAAAGCTTGCCGCAAGTAACAAAGCGACAACCGCACGCGAATCATTAGGGTTAGATACACCACTAGCCTCAGCAGGTATCGGAAAGCAACAGCTAGTTGAACCCATCTACGCTCAAAAAGCTATTATCGGCTATGTACGGGTCACTTTTGAGAAAGGACGGCTTACTGCATTTTCAGATCACCATTATCGTAACAGCGATCGCTCGATGCTGCTTATGATATTGCTAAGCTTTATTTCCGGTGTGCTAATCACCTTATTGTTAAGGCCTCAAAAATAA
- a CDS encoding XapX domain-containing protein, whose protein sequence is MNEVLLAVFAGFIVGILFSAIKLPIPAPPVLSGVMGIVGVYLGGVCYQWIVERFMQ, encoded by the coding sequence ATGAATGAAGTCTTGCTTGCTGTATTTGCGGGTTTTATCGTTGGGATTCTATTCTCGGCAATAAAGCTACCGATCCCTGCACCACCTGTATTATCTGGTGTCATGGGGATAGTTGGAGTCTATTTAGGTGGTGTTTGCTACCAATGGATAGTAGAACGCTTTATGCAATAA